CTTCTGGCTATATTTCTCCTTACGCCATGCCTCCTGGCAACACACTTGGCTTTGGTAATGGTGCCCAAGTCAACACCAGCATTGCTCCTCAGTTCAACATGACTTCTGCGCCAATGTACGGCGGTGCCAGTGTTGAGATTGCGACCTACCCTGACACTCAGAACAATGCTTTCGGAAACGTTCAGACTCATCACCAGCAGTCTTCGGTCCTTCCTCAGCGAGCCAACAACTGTCAGGAACTTAGACGACAACCTTCTAACGTCACGATGTTTGATGCTCAGGACGAGGCGATGCAGCCACTCGACCCTAACATGGGGGCCATGATGGACGAAACCTCCCCCTATTGGGAGACATCAAACGCCCCTAGCTCAAACACCCTTACTTCAAACATGCATCCCAGCTTCCAAGGTCCTATGGGGGATGTCAGCACTCTCCCACCTAACACAATGAGCCACAGCATACATGGTCCTCTGGGAATTCCTAACGATATCGGCCAGAACTCGGACAACCTTGCGGACGGCATACCTTGGTACAGTGAACCCGAAGTCCTTGTCAGTGCATTCCTTCCCAGCCTTCGGAAGAACCAAGACCAGAACGAGTCGTCCACCAACGGCAAGGAGAGCACCGATCAAGTTGACACCAGTGCCGACTCTTCCGCATACCCTGATCCTATCGAGGAAAGCTACATGTCTCGATACCTCAACCTGTCACCATAATTGGGTTTTGACACACATGCTCGCTTTGAGCCTTTCCTAAACATCCACGCATCATTGCCACGACATCGTGACCAGATGAATGGATCAAtttcacttttttttttgttgtgtGAACGCCATCTCGAAAGTTGTTTGCTTGATTTTACTTCTCTTATTTGAACTCTTGTCTTTTCTCTGCATCTTATTCGACCTTTCGATTAGCACCACAGCGCTTTCAACTTACTATGCATTGCGGTTGACGATACCGGCCAAGAACTTTGTTCTCATCGAGGCACATATCAAGTATCATTCAACCACATCAGCACTAATTTTTCTGCATTCATATCGGCGTTACGGATATTGCATGATCTGTATCAGGACAGATACTTGCCGCGAAGGCCAGACGCGTTTGATTTTTAGCACACACGCAACAAAAGGCGCTCTGGTTGAGCTTGCATCGGCATCAGCACGAATGTTTTATGCAAGACTGGAAGGAAATGATTTTACCAGCACTGTGCTCGGCGTTCAGGGTGGTATACCCGCTCcatgaaggagaaatgtTTGCCGCGAAGGCCGGAAGGGAATTGATCTGCTACGGAAAAGCGGTCGGCGTTCAGGATGAAACTATTTGCAGTCTCGGAGTAGACTTTGGCAAACCGGTTGAGAGGATTGAACTGCACATTGAGGATTGCATTGCCTCCGGAAAGCCCAATAGGAAATGGGGCCTGTATAGAGTTTTGTAACAGTATCAGAAGTCTGGAAAGAAGCAACTTAGATGTTCATAGAGACACTGGTAACCTTCACAGACATAGAAATACTAGACATAAAAATCATCCGCGTCTCTTCTGCTATTGTGACTTGGTGCAAATGAACTACGACTCTGATCCATCGCCTTATGGGTATAATCGACTCGACATTTCTCATTCCAACATAATCAAACGTGTTTCCTTTGGTGATTTACTAAGCTGTGATCGTAGTTTCAGGCTTAGGTTCAGCTGTCTCTGGATCATTCCTGGGCTGCTGCACGAAGGTTGAGCCTGTAGGATCAGCCAGACAAGCTTTGACGAAGAAGACTGTAGTGATAATGGTGAGAATCCTGAGAGTTACCATTAGTAAGTGTCATGTTTCTGTAGAGTCTGTAGGCTCACCATGTAGCAGCGCCGAGAGCGACAGCAGCAGCCATCGAACCTCCCCATGCATCAAGCTCCCTCACACGTCCAATGTAGTAGCTATTGTACAAATGGTAGAAATCAGCTGTCCACGCAGCAGCCCATGCCCAAGCGGCCAGCCACAAGATGGACGATATGACGAGGGTGGCGAAGAATATAGAACGGATGTACAGCTGAGGAGCAAAGAATTCGGCGGCGAGCATGCATCCTAGAACGATCCAGGTGAAGATTGCCTAGGCAGTGTGAGTTGGATGTCTTGTGGAATATTGGCAAGGGGAAAGGAGTTTACACTGAAGATGATCAAGCCAGCTGGACCATCACCGCCGTAGTAACGAGCCCAGCTACTAAGGAGGGAAACGTTGTATGCTGCAGCGATGAGGGCGCCTAAGGACAGAGCGATGGCTGCACCGCGGATAATGGTGAGCCACATGGGCATTTTTGGAACGCCTTTGGCTGTTAGGCCCATACTGGGAGTTGTCGTCGCCATGTTTCTGTAGAGATAGATGGATCCAACACTGTAAGTATCTGAGAATGGTATGTCA
This Fusarium poae strain DAOMC 252244 chromosome 3, whole genome shotgun sequence DNA region includes the following protein-coding sequences:
- a CDS encoding hypothetical protein (TransMembrane:5 (o12-29i50-73o93-111i123-147o167-193i)), whose translation is MSLSLHSLVKVINRLIYSSYYNVGSIYLYRNMATTTPSMGLTAKGVPKMPMWLTIIRGAAIALSLGALIAAAYNVSLLSSWARYYGGDGPAGLIIFSAIFTWIVLGCMLAAEFFAPQLYIRSIFFATLVISSILWLAAWAWAAAWTADFYHLYNSYYIGRVRELDAWGGSMAAAVALGAATWILTIITTVFFVKACLADPTGSTFVQQPRNDPETAEPKPETTITA